In Danaus plexippus chromosome 3 unlocalized genomic scaffold, MEX_DaPlex mxdp_34, whole genome shotgun sequence, the DNA window gacaaaaatgaaaatatggcGGACGAAGAAGATGGtatgtacttttaatttaaccaTGTCAACACcctttttatgtaacaaattacAATAGATCTTTATATTTCAGTTGTAGAAGAGGAACCGCAGGTACAAGAAGATAGAGTTAGTGAGTCAGGACTGAGTCCAGTGGATGTTGAAAAAACACTTGCACCACCCAAATATGAAGTACGTCCAGGCCTGGGTGAGAAGTGGGTGAAACTTTAAACTCTACCTTGGGTAATATTGACCCAGAATATCAATTTGTTACTAACTATACAATAATTTGTCCGCTTAACAGATTTCAAGCTCAGAATGTCAgggatataatattatcgacAATGCAAGAACAATTAATGGGGCGGCAGTATCGCTCTGATCAAGCTCCGAGATGGGCTCAATCAATATCTAATGCTGTACGTCAGAGAGTTCAGGATCTTGATATGAAGaggtaacaatataaataaattaattaatatattaatacatttcaaaattacataaattccTGTTTTGAATATAGTCCTTTTTATATAGGATGTATTTCTGActttatattagtaaatacTTCTTTCTATTATGTGAAGAaaggttatattaattttacagatataaaatactGGTACAGACTATATTGTTAGAGATGAAGGGAGCTGGAATTAAATGTGGCCAGCGTTGTATTTGGGATCCTGAGACGGATGACTATGCGGATGAGTTATTTAGGAATGACACAATATATTGTTACACTATTGTCTATGGTGTTTATATGTACTGATTTGttcaatgttgtttttttccttaaaaccAGGTTGCACCGGCCAGTGTTAAACCTGTGTGGTgccattttgatttttattaataaggcaAATAAAATGAGGTGCAAAAGAAATCCTCAACTGTCTTTTATATTTGGctcacaattaaaataatctctttctagataatattttgtgatcTAGTCCCTAGAGATAGTTTtgcactttttaaaattttctagtaTTTTCTACTTgataatgtatatgtaaaatgtGCATcagtaaataacttttattagaatgggaacaaaattattatgaaaaataatgagttatgtgttttaatttaaaaattattataactaacataCCAGACAAAAACTgttcatttcatattatttattttataccgtTCATCATTTtttcagtattaaattttaaaaattgggtTTTCTTGGAATAAACAATGTTAagctaataatttttcttatatatgtatatatatatatatatatacacaaatatatatgtgtgtgtgtgttgtgttaGTTGAAACTGATCTACTGTGAGTGGAATTTGATTTAGTATGAATACTCTTTTCTGAGAATTTTAGACCTTCATCTCTTATTGacagattaatataattaacaaaaacgtTTAAAccagtttatataatattagaacaTACTTGAAACCAACAAACAtctcaaacaataaaattcatgtttatatgaatgaatatTAGAGACAgcaataagaatatttttaggaaatttcttaaaataattatttttttttatcgtaaaatcgtttaaattaaagctttcaacaaaatatttcaagctACTTTTAGTTTAGTTGCAATTGAGATAACGCTAACCTcagaaaaatatcacaaaaataaaaaggcgGGAAGCGAAGAATAGTCCGAGTGACAAAGATATATCGTGCGTTGGttgaaataaatgtcatttgCTGTTGTAATAAACACTAACAGGAATTGGTTCAGAAATATTTACCCTTAATATTATGTAGGTATgtcaaattattatctaattgAATGAGATATACCGATGCCATGTCTCAAGTCTACTGTCATTTTCTGTGTAGATCGTCGACTATTTGAATTGTAATTTTCGATGTTATTCTAATTAACTTATCGTATGCGGACATATTGAATTGTACGGAATAATACCAAATTAGTGAGgcaattttaacaatacattttttatgccAGTGttacatacttataataatggtatttgaatttataatggCAAGTCAAAATAATTCCGGgatgtatattttacaaattatcttgcatattttacactatatattttatatggtataaaataaaataatactcacCTGTAATGACTTTAacccttttaaaatatttgtatactgTTGGCATAGACCACACTGTACCATAAATTCCATGCAGTCATATGGTACTGGTATTACATTAGAACATGGCTGGTCTGAATCgcatctaaaaaaaaaattatataacatttacagCAAATTTGTATTACGAATACTTCATATTATCGCGTAATAGCGTTGTAgagtaaatgtgttttattaataaaaggcaCGTCATGCCTGTAATGTATTTAAGCTTACTTGAATCGCAAGTAATTTTCTGTCATGTCTTCATATTTTGGCCAATTTTGTTCGCAAGGCAAGCATTTGCAATCGAACCAGTACTGCTCTTTTAGCTGTGACTGTCGTTTATCCTTGGGCACTGTTGTAAATATAGGTCCATAGTTTTCTGCAACCTCTTCtccttttcttatatttttcacgGCACAGACAACTATTCGCGAACCACTGAAGTatctttaagaaataatacaaatcttATAAAGTAGTTAGTATGTTTGCACATGTTGCAAGAATATGAAGTAATGGATATATGTGCCTCACCTTACTATACCAGGTTCGCAAGAATGATTAAACAAAGCTAGTGTCGGATATACGGCACCGCCAATAAACACCGATTTACCTTCATGTTTAAGGAAACGTGTACCATCCTTTGGTTTAAGACATTGTATTTCGAAAACTTCATGAGCATTAAATTGAAGAACTTGAAGATTTTTCAGTATCAAACATCCAAATGACGCTGCATCATCTATGCATTGTTCATCAAGAGCCATGGTTTTTAATTCATCAATTGGTATCGATATTTTTCGTGGCGAACCATTAAAGTAACCGCTAATCTCTAAAAGCTTTAGAAGAAATATTGTCATTTCAGTCCTATGCAAGATGTCTTGTTTAGTCCTCTTGTTTTCGTGTGAAACGAGGTGATAAATGTTACGGTAGTCCTCAGTTTTGTACAGGCCAGTTGGTTTTTCTTTCAAATCCtgcataattttcataaaataatctttactGTTTTGTGTTATCATCCTTAAAGCAATGTGGCAAGTTACAGAACAGCCAGACTTCCATAGAAGTGGAAGAATATGGCATTCGTATCCGTGATAAGATTTTAATGCAATGTCTAAACATTTTTCGCTACAAAAAATAACGTTTGGGCATTTTGGACATGGCGAGGGAATGAGACATCTGAAAATACAATCGTTGTATTAAAAGTGAgaatagaaagaaaatatatatataaagtatttaaatgaaacttaatttCGCatatcgtctgcccgtgatcacggttgctagaaagtaaccgaaacgtcaggagtatgtagttttaacaaaaaataaggcacgtgtagtatatccgaaaaatattagtttcatttaaatgaataaaactcgcgaaagtcttaggtctcattaatatatatagtacattTAATGTGAACttacttattaaaacaattttgacaGTGACTTTTAGAAAATTCTGATAGTAACACACCACCATGCGGTTCCTCAATCAGCAAGATTTCACCAGCTTGTATGTCTCTATCAGCTTTTGCAAATCGGCCTCTAGTTTCATCAAAAGCGATTTCAACGGCTTCTGAAGCGGCTGGGAATAGCTTATTATGTTTTCCAGAGAGTTTAGGTTTTGGCGGTGTGTTTTTAAATGGCTCTGGATCTTTTGGATTACCAGCTAAAACCAAGCCCTTATTCAGAACTTCCAACATAACCTTCGCATCCGTTCGCAGTTTTAGCCGTTTTTCCTTATCAAGATTTTTTGCTTCATCTAATGCGGTGATTgtgtttctataaatatatagtataatttatttaccagTATCATGAgtcaaataaatttgtgtGTAATGCTGAAAACTTACTGAAATGCCGTTACAGCTTCTTGATTTCTTTTAAGAGCTAGTAGACAACGAGCTCTCCTCTCATAAACTTTATATCTTAAGTGTCGGGGATAACCCAGCGCCAGGCAACGTTGAATATCTCTCAGTGTGTCTTCGTACTGTGCCAAATGGTTTAAGGCGGCCGAACGATTAGCTAAAACGATCGACAACTCTTCGCCTGTAAGGaaacaaaaatgattttgtGTTGGTtctgtttttcattaaatatttgactaaacataaaattgctattattttaacttactttttatttccGGCATGAGAATAATACTTTCATTGTAGTATTGTAAAGATCGACCCCAATCCCCTTTCTGTACAGCCTTGTTTCCTTCATCTTTCAACTGAAGAGCTTTTTCCAGGTCTTTTTTTACCGGAAACTCACCACCACTTTCGAATTTTTTAATCTCTTTtgatatatcataatttttcacGCACGGAAGGCTGCATAAATACGATATTCTTTTCTCATTCGATTCTAAATTTGCGAAATTATTTCTCACGACGTCGTCGAGCGAGTTGTTTATACTTTCgtgaaaattcttaaataaccCTTCGCTGTCTTTACtcatcttttataaaacaacttatGATACCTTTGCTATAAGCGTACACTTTGATGATATTAACCGATTTAAAACGTGAAAACTATATGAATTTGGAGgttaaatgtcaaatattagAAAGAGCCGGCAGAACGTGTCTACTAGTGCTCagcatttctatttttatatctagaaCACGTGATTGTGATCGCTTTGGAACAAAGTTCGGAGCATTTCTCCGATTACTACGTTGtttactgttttttattaGAGCTATTGTCTATTACATCAACCAATAAGTAGTTGTGTAACCTGTAAAATCTACTTAGTTTTCAGAAGTTAATTTcttcgtaaatttttttagtactTCGAAACTGGCTCTACTTTCTTATGTGAATCAAAGTTTCTAAATATTGTTGtaactgtaataataataggtatattataatttcaaaattaatattttataaggcttcatatttattagaactaatttattatgaagtgGTCATTACGGGGTGGTTTTAGCGTTTTTCTGTCCATGCAAAtatctgttattataattgtatgtttgttttgtttttttttttttaatatggaactCAAATTTTACTCTTTCTTTATAacttctataaaatatgtttgtttttcaataatcTTGGACTTGGAAGATCCATCGAATACCTAGAACTTGATGAAGGTCAAGTTTATCCATCCATGAATCCTTTCGTAACACTGAACAATCTACAGGGTGTCCATAAAATAATACCATTAGGAAACTACATCTACCtaccatataatttattaacatgcAATTAAACATTGGTATACAAATAGAATAAGTAATCAATGCagatatacatttaaagtaaCATTGGTTAAATTTGTTATCCGAAATCGAGATttcaattaaagtaataacaaGTATTCTAAAagctattttttaaaacaaatatacgaGGAAAAAGGATAAACACAAAATAGTTAGACACCCTGTACGATTCTTAGTAGTGTGGTTGTAAAAAGCAGCACACGCTATTTCTTGTTTAGGTAATTGACCGCCCGTGGACCGGACTGCATTCTTTACGAACAGTGGAacaatcaaattttttttgcgtTCTTTCCAGAATTTTCTGTACGAATTGACTCGAcgtaaacaaagttttttttttttttataacatcagaAAAACCCGGGCTCCGTTCAGAATGATATGAAATTAAGCGATTATTTCagagtttattattatgtgttaTTGTGTGGTCACAACAAAAAACTATATGATGCTTCTAATTGATGTGACGTTGTTtggttttacttaaaatattgcgTTTCGCTTATTGCGACTTAACTTGTAGAATCTATATCGATAgcttaatatcttttttatgtctttatacaatgacaaataaattgataattacTTGGTTTTGGTGGATAAAGTTTTCTCAACTagttttgcccgcgacttcgtcccgTATTATTTGGAGTTGGGTTCAAATAgaaatttgttaattgttGTAAAACAGCGTAAGTGATAACCAATCATCAGAGACGTTTATAGTCTGTGTTACGTGACTTCACGCAAAATACTATGTGTGATTGTGATCTTGCGGGATAAATTGCCAGGATTGCCAGGATTGCCAGAGCAAATAGTAGCCTGCCTTATTGTGATGTCTAAATGCGTACTCACTAACGTATGTACATTACATACATGCAAATTTTTcgcgtataaaattttagtaggatctattacatattataaagataagcTATTTCAGCTATATTTCTTTCTGAAACCCGCtctaacattttgtttaataaatttaaaattgtttgtatttttttttataatgtttacacTGAACGTAAAG includes these proteins:
- the LOC116767520 gene encoding dynein light chain Tctex-type protein 2B-like, with translation MADEEDVVEEEPQVQEDRVSESGLSPVDVEKTLAPPKYEVRPGLGEKFQAQNVRDIILSTMQEQLMGRQYRSDQAPRWAQSISNAVRQRVQDLDMKRYKILVQTILLEMKGAGIKCGQRCIWDPETDDYADELFRNDTIYCYTIVYGVYMY
- the LOC116767513 gene encoding SET and MYND domain-containing protein 4; amino-acid sequence: MSKDSEGLFKNFHESINNSLDDVVRNNFANLESNEKRISYLCSLPCVKNYDISKEIKKFESGGEFPVKKDLEKALQLKDEGNKAVQKGDWGRSLQYYNESIILMPEIKSEELSIVLANRSAALNHLAQYEDTLRDIQRCLALGYPRHLRYKVYERRARCLLALKRNQEAVTAFQNTITALDEAKNLDKEKRLKLRTDAKVMLEVLNKGLVLAGNPKDPEPFKNTPPKPKLSGKHNKLFPAASEAVEIAFDETRGRFAKADRDIQAGEILLIEEPHGGVLLSEFSKSHCQNCFNKCLIPSPCPKCPNVIFCSEKCLDIALKSYHGYECHILPLLWKSGCSVTCHIALRMITQNSKDYFMKIMQDLKEKPTGLYKTEDYRNIYHLVSHENKRTKQDILHRTEMTIFLLKLLEISGYFNGSPRKISIPIDELKTMALDEQCIDDAASFGCLILKNLQVLQFNAHEVFEIQCLKPKDGTRFLKHEGKSVFIGGAVYPTLALFNHSCEPGIVRYFSGSRIVVCAVKNIRKGEEVAENYGPIFTTVPKDKRQSQLKEQYWFDCKCLPCEQNWPKYEDMTENYLRFKCDSDQPCSNVIPVPYDCMEFMVQCGLCQQYTNILKGLKSLQDTETLYKLGRAAMGEGKYGEAIKKFIETLKLYDTTLAPPYKSYYDCVQDLRSCMLSLGNYSFV